The Candidatus Hydrogenisulfobacillus filiaventi sequence CACGACCAGGGTCCCGTACTCCGGGGCACGGAGCGCCGCCAGCAGGCCCTTGCGGTGGCCGTTCAGCCCGCTACCGACCTCAGCAACCACCTTCGCCACCCGAATCCCCCGCTCGGCCGCGAACGCCGCCAGTCGCGCCACCTGCCGGTCGAGGTCCGTCTTTTGGTCGGCGGAGGAGACGCGAGCATCCAGCACTGCTCCGGCGTCCGGCCGCTCGGGCATGTCCGCCAGGATGGTGCCCGATGGCAGCTGCCGGGCGGGAACGGGTAGCCGCCCCTTCCGCCACCACAGCCAGGCGGTCTTGTAGGACGCCATTGGCGCGAGCCCAGTCCGAGAGCTTCATGAGCAGGGATTACCATATTTGTAGGTGATGATCCATAAAACAAAACCATGAACAGTTGAGAACCCCGGTCCTTCCGGGGAAGGATTCCCCTCCCGGCAGAGATGGGATACAATGCCGCCGATGCGGGCCGGAGGCCCCAAGGGAGGGAAGCGTGGCATGAACGACCTCGTGGCACGGCAACAGGCGCTGCTCGAACAGCAGAACCGTCTCATCCAGAGCCAGCTGGCCCTGATGGTGCAGCACTTGAAGGCGGCCGGGCTGACGCCGGAGGCCCAGGCCCAGCTGGGCACGGACCTGCGGGACCTGGCGCGCCAGCTGCGGGACCAGCAGCAGAGCCTGCAGGAGTTCCTCAACGCCCTCGGCACCGGCGTGGGGGCGGTTCCGGCCGCGGCGGCGCCGGCCCCGGGCGGCGGCAGCTTCTGGGACACCCTCCTGCAGGGCCTTGAGCTAGGGGCCGGCATCCAGCTGGGGGAGGACATCATCGACGACATCTTCGGGGGCTTCTAGGGGCGGGGCCGGGGCCGGCCTGCGGGCCTTGCGGGCCGGTGCCCGGCTGCTCTATAATAAGGCCGCAGGTCATCGGGCTGTGGCGCAGTTTGGTAGCGCGCTACCTTGGGGTGGTAGAGGTCGTGGGTTCGAATCCCGCCAGTCCGACCATGTGCAGCCGGCCGCCGGAAGGCGGCCGGTCTTTTTTACAGCCCGCCGGCTA is a genomic window containing:
- the yneB gene encoding Resolvase YneB — encoded protein: MASYKTAWLWWRKGRLPVPARQLPSGTILADMPERPDAGAVLDARVSSADQKTDLDRQVARLAAFAAERGIRVAKVVAEVGSGLNGHRKGLLAALRAPEYGTLVVEHRDRLARFGSESIEAALAASGRRLIVLEPDEVRDDLVQDRIDVLTSFCARLYGRRSARRPAERALACAAEEGSP
- a CDS encoding conserved protein of unknown function (Evidence 4 : Unknown function but conserved in other organisms), which codes for MNDLVARQQALLEQQNRLIQSQLALMVQHLKAAGLTPEAQAQLGTDLRDLARQLRDQQQSLQEFLNALGTGVGAVPAAAAPAPGGGSFWDTLLQGLELGAGIQLGEDIIDDIFGGF